A window of the Parambassis ranga chromosome 17, fParRan2.1, whole genome shotgun sequence genome harbors these coding sequences:
- the rab36 gene encoding ras-related protein Rab-36 isoform X1: MLPPPPPLQVTMQDNRNGMMSFPPPISRDRVIWEFPKCYTPEASLQMKKDWDSQAKEACKDRAARHQPWDRQKMSKVVVVGDLNVGKTCLINRFCKDVFERDYKATIGVDFEIERFEISGVPFSLQIWDTAGQEKFKCIASAYYRGAQIVVTVFDMADIKSLDHTRQWLDEAMRENEPGSCFIFLVGTKTDLLPCEERQRTERDAIRIATEMHAEFWAVSAKTGENVQGFFFRVAALAFEKCMLRDMENGVPARIGYGDSIRSDCANLEEAANQNMKKNCC, from the exons atgctgcccccccccccccccctgcaggtCACCATGCAGGATAACAGGAATGGGATGATGTCGTTCCCACCGCCCAtcagcagagacagagtgatCTGGGAATTCCCAAAG TGCTACACGCCTGAGGCCTCTCTGCAGATGAAGAAAGACTGGGACTCTCAGGCGAAAGAAGCTTGTAAAGACAGAGCTGCCAGACATCAGCC GTGGGACCGACAGAAGATGTCCAAAGTGGTGGTTGTTGGAGACCTCAATGTGGGGAAGACCTGTCTCATTAACAG ATTCTGTAAAGATGTATTTGAAAGAGATTACAAAGCCACCATAGGAGTGGACTTTGAGATTGAGAGGTTTGAAATATCCGGAGTACCGTTCTCTCTTCAGAT CTGGGATACTGCTGGACAGGAAAAATTCAAGTGCATAGCTTCAGCATACTATAGAGGCGCTCAGA tCGTTGTCACCGTTTTTGACATGGCTGACATTAAGTCTTTAGATCATACACG GCAATGGCTGGATGAGGCAATGAGGGAAAATGAGCCTGGCTCCTGTTTCATCTTCCTGGTTGGCACTAAGACTGATTTGTTG CCCTGCGAAGAAAGACAGCGGACAGAAAGAGACGCCATCAGGATTGCAACAGAAATGCATGCAGAGTTTTGGGCTGTTTCAGCTAAAACAG GGGAAAATGTGCAGGGGTTTTTCTTCAGGGTCGCAGCGTTGGCCTTTGAGAAGTGCATGCTGAGGGACATGGAGAATGGAGTCCCTGCTAGAATTGGATATGGAGACAGCATCA GATCGGATTgtgccaacctggaggaggctgCGAAccaaaacatgaagaaaaactGCTGCTGA
- the rab36 gene encoding ras-related protein Rab-36 isoform X2: MQDNRNGMMSFPPPISRDRVIWEFPKCYTPEASLQMKKDWDSQAKEACKDRAARHQPWDRQKMSKVVVVGDLNVGKTCLINRFCKDVFERDYKATIGVDFEIERFEISGVPFSLQIWDTAGQEKFKCIASAYYRGAQIVVTVFDMADIKSLDHTRQWLDEAMRENEPGSCFIFLVGTKTDLLPCEERQRTERDAIRIATEMHAEFWAVSAKTGENVQGFFFRVAALAFEKCMLRDMENGVPARIGYGDSIRSDCANLEEAANQNMKKNCC, encoded by the exons ATGCAGGATAACAGGAATGGGATGATGTCGTTCCCACCGCCCAtcagcagagacagagtgatCTGGGAATTCCCAAAG TGCTACACGCCTGAGGCCTCTCTGCAGATGAAGAAAGACTGGGACTCTCAGGCGAAAGAAGCTTGTAAAGACAGAGCTGCCAGACATCAGCC GTGGGACCGACAGAAGATGTCCAAAGTGGTGGTTGTTGGAGACCTCAATGTGGGGAAGACCTGTCTCATTAACAG ATTCTGTAAAGATGTATTTGAAAGAGATTACAAAGCCACCATAGGAGTGGACTTTGAGATTGAGAGGTTTGAAATATCCGGAGTACCGTTCTCTCTTCAGAT CTGGGATACTGCTGGACAGGAAAAATTCAAGTGCATAGCTTCAGCATACTATAGAGGCGCTCAGA tCGTTGTCACCGTTTTTGACATGGCTGACATTAAGTCTTTAGATCATACACG GCAATGGCTGGATGAGGCAATGAGGGAAAATGAGCCTGGCTCCTGTTTCATCTTCCTGGTTGGCACTAAGACTGATTTGTTG CCCTGCGAAGAAAGACAGCGGACAGAAAGAGACGCCATCAGGATTGCAACAGAAATGCATGCAGAGTTTTGGGCTGTTTCAGCTAAAACAG GGGAAAATGTGCAGGGGTTTTTCTTCAGGGTCGCAGCGTTGGCCTTTGAGAAGTGCATGCTGAGGGACATGGAGAATGGAGTCCCTGCTAGAATTGGATATGGAGACAGCATCA GATCGGATTgtgccaacctggaggaggctgCGAAccaaaacatgaagaaaaactGCTGCTGA